In Planctomycetota bacterium, the following proteins share a genomic window:
- a CDS encoding radical SAM protein, with protein sequence MDAATRQDPPHTLRMIAWELTRACNLACRHCRAAATACVPPGELSTAEALAVLDDIASFAQPTIILTGGEPLLRADLFDIARHATALGLRAVTATNGALLDESAARRLLDAGVRRISVSIDGQDAASHDALRGVPGAFEASLAGIAAARAVGLGFQLNTTITTDNADQLPAIYDLALRLGAAAYHVFLLVPTGRAAAMRGLELDAPRYEAVLNWLADRVADSPMEIRATCAPHFYRILRQRHIATHARGCLAGQSFCFISHLGDVQPCGYFDIQVGNVRQRSLREIWENAALFRQLRDHKAYTGKCGSCEYVRVCGGCRARAYEATGNPLAPEPFCAYVPACK encoded by the coding sequence ATGGACGCTGCGACCCGACAAGACCCGCCGCACACCCTGCGCATGATCGCGTGGGAGCTCACGCGCGCCTGCAACCTGGCCTGCCGCCATTGCCGCGCAGCCGCCACCGCCTGCGTGCCGCCCGGCGAGCTCTCGACCGCCGAGGCCCTGGCGGTGCTCGACGACATCGCATCGTTCGCCCAGCCCACCATCATCCTCACGGGCGGCGAGCCGCTGCTGCGGGCCGACCTCTTCGACATCGCACGCCACGCCACGGCCCTCGGGCTGCGCGCCGTGACCGCCACCAACGGCGCCCTGCTCGACGAGTCCGCCGCCCGCCGCCTGCTCGACGCCGGCGTGCGCCGCATCAGCGTGAGCATTGACGGCCAGGACGCGGCCAGCCACGACGCGCTGCGCGGCGTGCCGGGCGCCTTCGAGGCCTCGCTCGCCGGCATCGCCGCGGCGCGGGCCGTGGGCCTCGGGTTCCAGCTCAACACCACGATCACCACCGACAACGCCGACCAGCTCCCGGCCATCTACGACCTCGCGCTGCGCCTGGGCGCTGCCGCCTACCACGTGTTCCTGCTGGTGCCCACGGGCCGCGCCGCGGCGATGCGGGGCCTGGAACTCGACGCCCCGCGCTACGAGGCCGTGCTGAACTGGCTGGCCGACCGCGTGGCCGATTCGCCGATGGAGATCCGCGCGACCTGCGCGCCCCACTTCTACCGCATCCTGCGCCAGCGCCACATCGCCACCCACGCGCGCGGCTGCCTCGCGGGGCAGAGCTTCTGCTTCATCTCGCACCTCGGCGACGTGCAGCCCTGCGGCTACTTCGACATCCAGGTCGGCAACGTGCGCCAGCGAAGCCTCCGCGAGATCTGGGAGAACGCCGCCCTCTTCCGCCAGCTCCGCGACCACAAGGCCTACACCGGCAAGTGCGGCTCGTGCGAGTACGTGCGCGTGTGCGGCGGCTGCCGCGCCCGCGCCTACGAAGCCACCGGCAACCCCCTCGCGCCCGAACCCTTCTGCGCCTATGTGCCCGCCTGCAAGTGA
- a CDS encoding cation:proton antiporter produces MPGALLQLGEHHIGLFLLQVFLVLGLARGLGCLFERIGQPALAGELLTGVILGPTLLGRLAPAAHAWLFPADVVQCSMLSTFAWVGLLLLLLSAGTEVDVTVAWRERGHVAGIAAAGLTVPLALSCAAALLLPDRYLVDPAQRLVFALFVATALTIAALPMTVRALYDLDLLKSDLGLLVMASLVVHEVIGWAAFTLVLSAATQAELDVAHVGLVVGGTLAFTAACMTLGRPLVARGIAWVQRGRQADSGLVLTFVCCVGLLAGFITHRMGIHALLGLFLAGVMAGSAPALSERTRHAITQMVYAVFVPVFFAGLGLRVDFVANFDPLLVALFAVLAIGGKFLGAWAGAGLAGVPRWEREFVAVAHTPGGSMEMVVALVALQEKLITVPVFVAIVSAALASSVALGPWLARVMRRRPAINVLDVFLRRAMRLDLQATTRREAIHELSEAAAEQGGLPKTAVLNAAVRAREEIAGTALGEGLAVPHARFDSLSKPAVVVGRSLAGIEWDAPDGLPVHLVFLILTPADDQGLQVQLLGALARGLGPEAVRRRLLGARTEAEAWAVLREALGPHDLVRPIASGRPIG; encoded by the coding sequence TTGCCCGGAGCGCTGCTGCAACTCGGCGAGCACCACATCGGCCTCTTCCTCCTCCAGGTGTTCCTGGTGTTGGGCCTCGCGCGCGGCCTGGGCTGCCTCTTCGAGCGCATCGGCCAGCCGGCCCTCGCCGGCGAGCTGCTCACCGGCGTGATCCTGGGGCCCACGCTCCTGGGCCGCCTCGCCCCCGCCGCCCACGCCTGGCTCTTCCCCGCCGACGTGGTCCAGTGCTCGATGCTCAGCACGTTCGCCTGGGTGGGCCTCCTTCTCCTGCTGCTGAGCGCCGGCACCGAGGTGGACGTGACGGTGGCCTGGCGCGAGCGGGGCCACGTGGCCGGCATCGCGGCCGCGGGCCTCACCGTGCCGCTGGCCCTCTCGTGCGCGGCGGCCCTGCTGCTCCCCGACCGCTACCTGGTGGACCCCGCGCAGCGGCTCGTCTTCGCCCTCTTCGTGGCCACCGCGCTCACGATTGCCGCGCTGCCGATGACCGTGCGGGCGCTCTACGACCTCGACCTGCTCAAGAGCGACCTGGGCCTCCTCGTGATGGCCTCGCTCGTCGTCCACGAGGTCATCGGCTGGGCCGCCTTCACCCTCGTGCTCAGCGCAGCCACCCAGGCGGAGCTGGACGTGGCCCACGTGGGCCTGGTGGTGGGCGGCACGCTGGCCTTCACGGCAGCGTGCATGACGCTCGGGCGCCCTCTGGTCGCGCGCGGGATCGCCTGGGTGCAGCGCGGGCGCCAAGCCGACTCCGGGCTCGTGCTCACCTTCGTGTGCTGCGTGGGCCTGCTGGCCGGCTTCATCACCCACCGCATGGGCATCCACGCGCTCCTCGGGCTGTTCCTGGCCGGCGTGATGGCCGGCAGCGCGCCCGCCCTCTCCGAGCGCACGCGCCACGCCATCACCCAGATGGTCTACGCCGTCTTCGTGCCCGTGTTCTTCGCGGGGCTGGGGCTTCGGGTGGATTTCGTGGCGAACTTCGACCCGCTGCTCGTGGCGCTGTTCGCGGTGCTGGCCATCGGGGGCAAGTTCCTGGGGGCCTGGGCGGGGGCCGGGCTGGCCGGCGTGCCGCGGTGGGAGCGCGAGTTCGTGGCCGTGGCCCACACGCCGGGCGGCTCGATGGAGATGGTCGTCGCCCTCGTGGCGCTCCAGGAGAAGCTCATCACGGTGCCCGTCTTCGTCGCCATCGTCTCGGCCGCCCTCGCGTCGTCGGTGGCCCTGGGGCCGTGGCTGGCGCGGGTCATGCGGCGGCGGCCGGCCATCAACGTGCTCGACGTGTTCCTGCGCCGCGCGATGCGGCTGGACCTCCAGGCCACGACCCGCCGCGAGGCGATCCACGAGCTGAGCGAGGCCGCGGCCGAGCAGGGCGGGCTGCCCAAGACCGCCGTGCTCAACGCCGCCGTCCGCGCCCGCGAGGAGATCGCCGGCACGGCCCTCGGCGAGGGGCTCGCCGTGCCCCACGCGCGCTTCGACAGCCTCAGCAAGCCCGCCGTCGTCGTCGGCCGCTCCCTGGCCGGCATCGAGTGGGACGCCCCCGACGGCCTGCCCGTACATCTGGTCTTCCTCATCCTCACGCCGGCCGACGACCAGGGCCTCCAGGTGCAACTCCTGGGCGCGCTCGCGCGCGGCCTGGGTCCCGAGGCGGTCCGCAGACGGCTGCTGGGCGCGCGCACCGAGGCCGAGGCCTGGGCCGTGCTGCGCGAGGCCCTCGGCCCGCACGATCTCGTGCGGCCCATTGCCTCGGGGCGCCCGATCGGGTAA
- a CDS encoding HAMP domain-containing sensor histidine kinase — protein sequence MEEKPPKPQPPLPRGLTIRAYVALWVASILAAFLVLLATWHVTEATLRRMRQQINSAAHALDLGRVLEAALLREEREDLLWRATGDAAHLDRKLAALQEAAAVAERLETAGVAPAERNLVDDLRAELRTFQAAASATGPAITRERPKAEDVLTLISQYMQMNEADLQETMNESLRLRRVVDYSFLGVGILVALVLAAGSIELVRRVVRPATELTRAARRFGRGDFEARARVLRDDELGELCRTFNAMAESLAAQEKSRLEFVATVAHDLKNPLVTIGGAARRLRRGGLDPQRQAAWLDTIIKQCTRLENLTHDLMDTVQVSTGRLTLDKCEFDLTAALRELHAEQAEAFPRHQLVFEGEEECRITGDRDRLERVAMNLLSNAVKYSPPGSTVRLRVTREDAHALFTVEDQGTGMSPEDLKVLFLPFGRGARARTMAKGTGLGMSVVRQILDAHDGTITVDSQLGKGTTVAVRLPLAKG from the coding sequence ATGGAAGAGAAGCCGCCCAAGCCGCAACCGCCCCTGCCGCGGGGCCTCACGATCCGGGCCTACGTGGCCCTCTGGGTCGCCAGCATCCTCGCCGCGTTCCTGGTGCTGCTCGCCACCTGGCACGTCACCGAGGCCACCCTGCGGCGCATGCGCCAGCAGATCAACTCGGCCGCCCACGCGCTGGACCTCGGGCGCGTGCTCGAGGCGGCCTTGCTGCGCGAGGAGCGCGAGGACCTGCTCTGGCGCGCCACGGGCGATGCGGCCCACCTCGACCGCAAGCTGGCGGCCCTCCAGGAGGCCGCCGCGGTGGCCGAGCGCCTCGAAACGGCCGGCGTGGCGCCCGCCGAACGGAACCTGGTGGACGACCTGCGCGCCGAACTCCGCACGTTCCAGGCCGCGGCCTCCGCCACAGGGCCGGCCATCACCCGCGAACGCCCGAAGGCCGAGGACGTGTTGACCCTGATAAGCCAGTACATGCAGATGAACGAGGCGGACCTTCAGGAGACGATGAACGAGTCCCTCCGGTTGCGGCGGGTGGTGGACTATTCGTTCCTCGGGGTGGGCATTCTGGTCGCCCTGGTGCTGGCCGCCGGCTCGATCGAGCTGGTCCGCCGCGTGGTGCGCCCCGCCACCGAGCTCACGCGCGCCGCGCGCCGCTTCGGCCGCGGCGACTTCGAGGCCCGCGCCCGCGTCCTGCGCGACGACGAGCTGGGCGAGCTGTGCCGCACCTTCAACGCCATGGCCGAGAGCCTCGCCGCCCAGGAGAAAAGCCGCCTGGAGTTCGTCGCCACCGTGGCCCATGACCTCAAGAACCCGCTCGTCACCATCGGCGGCGCCGCGCGCCGGCTCCGCCGGGGCGGCCTCGACCCCCAACGCCAGGCCGCCTGGCTCGACACCATCATCAAGCAGTGCACCCGCCTCGAGAACCTCACGCACGACCTGATGGACACGGTGCAGGTTTCCACCGGGCGCCTCACGCTCGACAAGTGCGAGTTCGACCTCACGGCGGCCCTGCGCGAGCTGCACGCCGAGCAGGCCGAGGCCTTCCCGCGCCACCAGCTCGTCTTCGAGGGCGAAGAGGAATGCCGCATCACCGGCGACCGCGACCGCCTCGAGCGCGTGGCCATGAACCTCCTCTCCAACGCCGTGAAGTACAGCCCGCCCGGCAGCACCGTGCGCCTGAGGGTCACGCGCGAGGACGCGCACGCCCTCTTCACCGTGGAGGACCAGGGGACCGGCATGTCGCCCGAGGACCTCAAGGTGCTCTTCCTGCCGTTCGGCCGCGGCGCCCGCGCTCGGACGATGGCCAAAGGCACCGGCCTGGGCATGTCCGTGGTCCGGCAGATCCTCGATGCCCACGACGGCACGATCACCGTGGACAGCCAGCTCGGCAAGGGCACCACCGTGGCCGTGCGCCTGCCGCTCGCCAAAGGCTGA
- a CDS encoding DEAD/DEAH box helicase: MPPDTSNPLIVQGDRTVLLEVDNPRYAEARDALARFAELEKSPEHFHTYRISPLSLWNAAAAGMTAADVLEALGRFTKYDVPSNIQFEVRDFIGRYGRLRLERRGDDLVLASDDEPLLAEVQRHKLVRPYVVAPLDPRAVAVQADRRGHVKQALIRIGYPVEDLAGYVAGTPLALALRDTTLEGRPFALRPYQREAADVFFAGGSARGGSGVIVLPCGAGKTVVGMAAMARVQAHTLILCTNITAVRQWRRELLDKTTLADDQLGEYSGEAKEIRPVTLATYQILTYRRRKSDAFPHFGVFNALHWGLIVYDEVHLLPAPVFRVTAEIQACRRLGLTATLVREDHKEDDVFSLIGPKRCDVPWKVLEKQGWIATARCTEIRLPLPDELRMSYALSTNRDKFRIASENPAKHTLVRDLLARHAGDRVLIIGQFLAQLRAIARDVRAPLITGSTPNRERERLYADFRSGRLQTLIVSKVGNFAIDLPDANVAIQVSGTFGSRQEEAQRLGRILRPKSDGSMAQFYSLVTRDSRDADFAANRQLFLTEQGYSYRILDAHEVT, encoded by the coding sequence ATGCCGCCCGACACCAGCAACCCGCTCATCGTGCAGGGCGACCGCACGGTGCTGCTCGAGGTGGACAACCCGCGCTACGCCGAGGCGCGCGACGCGCTGGCGCGCTTCGCCGAGCTCGAGAAGAGCCCCGAGCACTTCCACACCTACCGCATCAGCCCGCTGTCGCTGTGGAACGCCGCGGCAGCGGGCATGACCGCGGCCGATGTGCTCGAGGCGCTGGGCCGCTTCACCAAGTACGACGTGCCGTCGAACATCCAGTTCGAGGTCAGGGACTTCATCGGGCGCTACGGGCGCCTGCGGCTCGAGCGCCGGGGCGACGACCTGGTGCTCGCGTCGGACGACGAGCCGCTGCTGGCCGAGGTGCAGCGGCACAAGCTGGTGCGGCCCTACGTGGTGGCGCCGCTGGACCCGCGGGCGGTGGCCGTGCAGGCCGACCGGCGCGGCCACGTGAAGCAGGCCCTCATCCGGATCGGCTACCCGGTGGAGGACCTGGCGGGCTACGTGGCCGGCACGCCGCTGGCCCTCGCGCTGCGCGACACCACGCTCGAGGGCCGGCCGTTCGCGCTGCGGCCCTACCAGCGCGAGGCGGCCGACGTCTTCTTCGCGGGCGGCAGCGCGCGCGGCGGCAGCGGCGTCATCGTGCTGCCCTGCGGCGCAGGCAAGACCGTGGTGGGCATGGCCGCCATGGCCCGCGTGCAGGCCCACACCCTGATCCTGTGCACCAACATCACTGCCGTGCGCCAGTGGCGCCGCGAGCTGCTGGACAAGACCACCCTGGCCGACGACCAGCTCGGCGAGTACTCGGGCGAGGCGAAGGAGATCCGCCCCGTCACCCTCGCCACCTACCAGATCCTCACCTACCGGCGGCGCAAGAGCGACGCGTTTCCGCACTTCGGCGTCTTCAACGCCCTGCACTGGGGCCTCATCGTGTACGACGAGGTGCACCTGCTGCCCGCGCCGGTCTTCCGCGTGACCGCCGAGATCCAGGCCTGCCGCCGCCTGGGCCTCACGGCCACGCTGGTGCGCGAGGACCACAAGGAGGACGACGTTTTCAGCCTCATCGGGCCCAAGCGCTGCGACGTGCCGTGGAAGGTGCTCGAGAAGCAGGGCTGGATCGCCACGGCCCGGTGCACCGAGATCCGCCTCCCGCTGCCCGACGAGCTGCGCATGAGCTACGCCCTCTCGACCAACCGCGACAAGTTCCGCATCGCCTCGGAGAACCCGGCCAAGCACACCCTGGTGCGCGACCTGCTGGCGCGCCACGCGGGCGACCGCGTGCTCATCATCGGCCAGTTCCTGGCCCAGCTCCGGGCGATCGCGCGCGACGTGCGCGCCCCGCTGATCACCGGCTCCACGCCCAACCGCGAGCGCGAGCGGCTCTACGCCGACTTCCGCTCGGGGCGCCTCCAGACGCTCATCGTCTCCAAGGTGGGCAACTTCGCCATTGACCTGCCCGACGCCAACGTGGCCATCCAGGTGAGCGGCACCTTCGGCTCGCGCCAGGAGGAGGCCCAGCGCCTCGGGCGCATCCTGCGGCCCAAGAGCGACGGCTCGATGGCCCAGTTCTACTCGCTCGTCACCCGCGACAGCCGCGACGCCGACTTCGCGGCCAACCGCCAGCTCTTCCTCACCGAGCAGGGCTACTCGTACCGCATCCTGGACGCCCACGAGGTGACCTGA
- a CDS encoding cation:proton antiporter, whose product MPEALHYLTEHQVALFLLQLLLLLGLARGLGALGQRRGQPALLGEILAGVILGPTLLGRVAPGLQARLFPADAVQFALLDAVAYLGLLLLLLSAGLEVDVGVAWRQRGDALKIALSDIVLPMAVAFVPALLLPDRYLAVPGQRLVFALFIATVMTISALPMTVKALHDLDLLKTDLGLLIMSALTINDIIGWAIFTLVLGFATQAGVGLGHILFVVGATVAFAAACVAVGRRAVAAGIAALQQRLAADAGLVLTFVCCVGLLSGLVTHWLGVHALFGLFLAGIMAGGAPALSERTRHVISQMVHAVFVPVFFATIGLRIDFLANFDLRLVALLSVVGIAGRYLGAWVGARMTALSAWDRVTVAIAHTPGGSMEMIMALVAFQSGLITLPVFVAIVFSALASSIVLGPWLAWSIRRRGAVNVLDLVARRAMRLDLRAASRGDALAELCEAAAEQEGMPGGGVLAAAVRAREETAGTAVGEGLAVPHARLPGLARPVVVFGRSVPGIEWNAPDGLPAHLVFLILTPADDQGLQVQILGALARAFGAEPLRRRLLAASDPQEAWAVLREALGRQALRPPRAGRGRSA is encoded by the coding sequence TTGCCTGAAGCCCTCCACTACCTCACCGAGCACCAGGTAGCGCTGTTCCTCCTCCAGCTCCTGCTCCTGCTGGGGCTCGCGCGCGGCCTGGGCGCGCTGGGCCAGCGCCGGGGCCAACCGGCGCTCCTCGGCGAAATCCTCGCGGGCGTGATCCTCGGCCCCACGCTCCTGGGCCGCGTGGCCCCGGGCCTCCAGGCCCGCCTCTTTCCCGCCGATGCCGTGCAGTTCGCCCTGCTCGACGCGGTGGCCTACCTCGGCCTCCTGCTCCTGTTGCTCAGCGCGGGGCTGGAGGTGGACGTGGGGGTGGCCTGGCGCCAGCGCGGCGACGCGCTGAAGATCGCCCTCAGCGACATCGTGCTGCCCATGGCCGTCGCCTTCGTGCCGGCCCTGCTGCTGCCCGACCGCTACCTGGCGGTCCCCGGGCAGCGGCTCGTCTTCGCCCTGTTCATCGCCACCGTGATGACCATCAGCGCACTGCCCATGACCGTGAAGGCTCTGCACGATCTGGACCTGCTGAAGACCGACCTGGGCCTGCTGATCATGTCGGCGCTGACGATCAACGACATCATCGGCTGGGCCATCTTCACCCTGGTCCTGGGCTTCGCCACGCAGGCCGGGGTGGGGCTGGGCCACATCCTGTTCGTCGTGGGGGCCACCGTGGCCTTCGCCGCCGCGTGCGTGGCCGTCGGGCGCCGCGCCGTCGCGGCCGGCATCGCCGCCCTCCAGCAGCGCCTCGCGGCCGACGCCGGCCTGGTGCTCACGTTCGTGTGCTGCGTGGGGCTGCTGTCGGGCCTCGTCACCCACTGGCTCGGCGTGCACGCGCTCTTCGGGCTCTTTCTGGCCGGCATCATGGCCGGCGGCGCGCCCGCCCTCTCCGAACGCACGCGCCACGTGATCAGCCAGATGGTGCACGCCGTGTTCGTGCCGGTCTTCTTCGCCACCATCGGCCTGCGGATCGATTTCCTGGCCAATTTCGACCTGCGGCTGGTCGCGCTGCTGTCGGTGGTGGGCATCGCCGGCCGCTACCTGGGCGCGTGGGTGGGCGCGCGCATGACCGCGCTGTCAGCCTGGGACCGCGTGACGGTGGCCATCGCGCACACGCCGGGCGGCTCCATGGAGATGATCATGGCCCTCGTGGCGTTCCAGAGCGGCCTCATCACGCTGCCGGTGTTCGTGGCCATCGTGTTCTCGGCCCTTGCCTCCTCCATCGTGCTCGGCCCGTGGCTGGCCTGGTCCATCCGCCGCCGCGGCGCGGTCAACGTGCTCGACCTGGTGGCGCGGCGCGCGATGCGGCTGGACCTGCGCGCGGCGTCGCGCGGGGACGCGCTGGCCGAGCTCTGCGAGGCCGCGGCCGAGCAGGAGGGGATGCCGGGCGGGGGCGTCCTCGCCGCGGCCGTGCGCGCCCGCGAGGAGACGGCCGGCACGGCCGTCGGCGAGGGCCTGGCCGTGCCGCACGCGCGGCTGCCGGGGCTGGCCAGGCCCGTGGTCGTCTTCGGGCGATCCGTGCCCGGCATCGAATGGAACGCGCCCGATGGCCTGCCGGCCCACCTGGTCTTCCTGATCCTCACGCCCGCCGACGACCAGGGCCTCCAGGTGCAGATTCTGGGCGCGCTGGCCCGGGCCTTCGGCGCCGAGCCGCTGCGCCGGCGCCTCCTGGCCGCCTCAGACCCACAGGAGGCCTGGGCCGTGCTGCGCGAGGCCCTGGGCCGGCAGGCCCTGCGCCCGCCCCGCGCCGGGCGCGGCCGCTCGGCTTGA
- the pssA gene encoding CDP-diacylglycerol--serine O-phosphatidyltransferase: protein MRKIAAVPSMLTLGNLLCGFHAVYFASKGTREGLVLAAWMVLLAMVFDAVDGMAARLARAASKFGAELDSLADVVSFGVAPAYLVAVLSAHAELQHQRLVWMSCMVYVVCAALRLARFNVQTGLDEESHRSFSGLPSPAAAGQVVALIILDASLRAEHDITLVSRVLPTIAFFAGALMVSRVPYPHLVSRFTRRHHTFTEFAFLAIIILLVATYPEFTFAAGFSAYTVTGLLAAARQAVHRRGEEQEPIF from the coding sequence ATGAGGAAAATCGCCGCCGTTCCCTCGATGCTTACGCTGGGCAACCTGCTGTGCGGGTTCCACGCGGTCTACTTCGCCTCGAAGGGCACGCGCGAGGGCCTCGTGCTCGCCGCCTGGATGGTGCTGCTGGCCATGGTGTTCGACGCGGTGGACGGCATGGCGGCCCGCCTGGCGCGCGCGGCGAGCAAGTTCGGGGCGGAGCTGGATTCGCTGGCCGACGTGGTGAGCTTCGGCGTGGCGCCAGCCTACCTGGTCGCGGTGCTGTCGGCCCACGCCGAGCTTCAACACCAGCGCCTCGTGTGGATGTCGTGCATGGTCTACGTCGTCTGCGCCGCGCTGCGTCTGGCGCGGTTCAACGTGCAGACCGGGCTCGACGAGGAGAGCCATCGGTCGTTCTCCGGCCTGCCGTCGCCCGCGGCGGCCGGGCAGGTGGTGGCGCTGATCATCCTCGACGCCAGCCTGCGCGCCGAGCACGACATCACCCTCGTCTCGCGCGTGCTGCCCACCATCGCCTTCTTCGCGGGCGCGCTCATGGTGAGCCGCGTGCCCTATCCGCACCTCGTGAGCCGCTTCACGCGCCGCCACCACACCTTCACCGAATTCGCTTTCCTGGCCATCATCATTCTGCTGGTCGCCACGTACCCGGAGTTCACCTTCGCCGCAGGCTTCTCCGCCTACACGGTCACCGGCCTCCTCGCCGCCGCGCGGCAGGCCGTGCACCGGCGGGGCGAAGAGCAAGAGCCCATCTTCTAA
- a CDS encoding phosphatidylserine decarboxylase family protein: protein MRWPLARYGTREIVAGTVLLGAAAALAAATLPWLAVVPAALWVFLLAFFRDPERAAPEGEAKLLSPADGVVADLETVREDEFLHADALRIGIFMSVFNVHVNRAPVSGRVAYRGYRPGKFLNAMGAAASDQNECSFVGLERPDGTRLLVRQIAGLIARRIVCECRVGDHLHRGQRFGMVKFGSRLEVYVPASAPFRPAVAVGDRVKAGLTVLGELSADQRANA from the coding sequence TTGCGTTGGCCTCTGGCGAGATACGGCACGCGCGAGATCGTGGCGGGCACCGTGCTCCTGGGCGCAGCGGCGGCGCTGGCGGCGGCCACGCTGCCGTGGCTTGCCGTTGTGCCGGCGGCGCTGTGGGTGTTTCTGCTGGCGTTCTTCCGCGACCCCGAGCGGGCCGCGCCCGAGGGCGAGGCGAAGCTGCTCTCGCCCGCCGACGGCGTCGTGGCCGACCTCGAGACCGTGCGCGAGGACGAGTTCCTCCACGCCGACGCCCTCCGCATCGGCATCTTCATGTCCGTGTTCAACGTCCACGTCAACCGCGCGCCCGTCTCGGGCAGGGTGGCCTACCGTGGCTACAGGCCGGGCAAGTTCCTCAACGCGATGGGCGCGGCCGCATCGGACCAGAACGAGTGCTCGTTCGTCGGCCTCGAGCGGCCCGACGGCACGCGCCTGCTCGTGCGCCAGATCGCCGGGCTGATCGCCCGCCGCATCGTGTGCGAGTGCCGGGTGGGCGACCACTTGCATCGCGGCCAGCGCTTTGGTATGGTGAAGTTTGGCTCGCGGCTCGAGGTCTACGTGCCCGCGAGCGCGCCGTTCCGCCCGGCCGTGGCCGTGGGCGACCGCGTGAAGGCGGGCCTCACGGTGCTCGGTGAGCTGAGCGCTGACCAGAGAGCAAACGCATGA